The DNA sequence AGGCATGCACTTCACAACTTCACGGATGATATGGGCATTATTCTATGAAAAATATtgtccataaaaaaaaattaaaatttcaccaaattaaataacaatatttctACGTgtcattataataattaaattaatacctacaaatttaaacaaataagagctaataatttttttttgaaggaatcattattaataaattaatgataGAGAATAGAATCGAATCGAATATTATATTCTTCTAGCTAATACATATCTCAGTTctcacaaataacatttaagtccattgatatatatatttttttaaaaaaaatgtagctAGAAATCGTACCTAGCTAATTGTTATTCTATTTGTCATAATTAAAGCTAAATAATGGTGGAGTATCTTCATCTCACATAAGAGAAATTTTGAGCTAAAACATTATTATTTGGTCTCAAAACTTTATTaactatactattttaatttgaAGTAAAAGTCATACTCGTTAATTTCAACATGCAGGGTTaacgtaaaaaaaaaatactgccTAATTAACgaagagtaaaaataaaataattttgcaACTTCTTTAGTCGAAAATGTAAAACTCTGTTTTCACAAGCTACATTAATGTTGCCcccaattttcaaaatattagatTTGGTGACCAAAGATTTTCAAACTGTACTTAAAACTCGTACAGAATCTGTACCACAAAAGATCAATAACTTGACGAAGTAAAATtgggtaagaaaaaaaaaaattaaaatagtaataagAGATGCCTTGTTTGTACTTATTCCCTTTTGGCACTGAAACGAAACCAAGAAACATTCACAAGCATGATGAATTACGTTAGTATAGTTTAGCATTTAGGTGTGATGTATAAATCATCCAGAAGAGTATCTAATTCAGATgtattttatgtttatattattGGACTATTGAGACAGTGACACTTAATTAAGAGACTAAACCAAACATTTTATTACACTGAAAAAATTTCGAAGACAaatgaatttttattaaaatctaTCATCATGTTGATCAGCCTAGTTGATAAGGCTACCCACTTAGTCCTTAATAATGAAGCAAACCAAGCAGAGTTAAGTGCCTCTGTTTTCAAAGTTGTTTTGTCCAATTTATCCACTTTGCAATCAAAATTATGCCagaaaattaagcaaaaaatagTGGTGAAAACCGTTCTCAGAGTCAACACAAAGGAGGGAGTGAAttcaatcatatatatatttactagtTGCTAGAAAATGAAGCAAAAATTTGTGGCAGACAGGCCTGTATAGACCATTCTAGGTTCGACTTTAGAATTTGTGGCACCAAACAAAACTTAGTGTAAGTGGCTTAAAGCAGCCCACTGAGAAACTTGATTTTAGTATATGTTGTCTTATTACAACAAtggttaaattatattttctgcaACTACAAACGTATTGGTAAGTTAAGTTGCACTGTCACTACACGAAATCCAACTCTGAGAGATCAAGCATGGAGTAAAATTAACTCAATTGGTTCAATGACACTGCAAGCAATGAGTATGATATCATCTTCAAGATTTCACCGACATATAAATGGAGGCTTAAGAACTATAacccattattttatttttattttttcaatttttttttatctatatatataaaacaaatatatacacatttatatatgCAGAACATGGTTTCTTTTAAGTGCCTCAAACAAAAACTTAGGGTTGAGGTTTTCAATTGTGAGATTAGTACCAACAGTTGTTGAGCTAAATAGAAAGCCCCAAAGCTATTAAGGCCTACCCCACCTTCCATATGTTTAACACATATGGAGGCCTTAATAAGTTGGAATTGGTCTGTAACGCAATACATCGAAACTAAATCATCAATCATGCCTTTTTTTTTCGGAATTGTGagatggaaaaaaaataaagtttcttaTTGTGTAAACCATAAATGGTCGGGAAAATCCCTTAATAGTCATGAGAACTATTAAACTATATTTCTACATGGTATACTCAACAGTATAATTTAAAGCAACAAAAGAATTTGGAACCCCAAATAAAGgggaataaaaagaaaaaacaaaaagttGCCAACAGAGGCATAATATTATTGAATCATTAGAATACAGGAGCTACAAAAATGGGATGACTGCATTTATAAAACTTTGACCACTCTCTTATGTATTGCTTTATCACGTCTAGTGTGGTTTTGGGACATACCCATCAACAGCAAAGTTGCGAGTAGCGGCGGGAATAGCTAAACGAACTCCATCTAGTTCGGGTTTTGCAATTACTTGGCAACCGAGACGAGACctataaaatattaaagatGATTTTAATCTTTGCTTAACAACATCAAAGTATAGAGGAATGAAATTACTAGGCAAGTTTGTGCTCTCACGTTTCTGTGAGTGCAAAAGCCAAATCCAACATGTCATTCTCCTCATCTGTTGGCTCCTCTAATTTATTATAGTACTCCATATCCTACATTATAAGCTTCATAGATTAGCATTGAAAAGCAAAAATTTGCggataaagaaaagaaaaacaagttAACAAAGCAGGAATATTTATATCGCCAAACATACCATCACTATCACATGACAAGTTGAACATGCAAGTGAGCCTTCACAAGCTCCTGATATCAAATTTGAAGTAGATTGTTAGACTTATATACATGAACTAAGAACATGCTAGCATTAGAATAAGTCAATTCTTATGGTGGAAAACAAGGGATGTGCAATAACTAAGAACTCGCTAGGATTAGAATAAGTCAATACTATGGACAATAGTAGTTGCTGAATAAACCAAAGTGGCAAAAAAGGAACAATGCACTACACTACTTTAGACAGGCATCAGAAAGTTCATGCCTTCAAGTTCAATGTCATTTTGATGAGCAGCTTCTAACATAGACATTCcaattggaacctttatatgctTTTCCTCTCCATCTTTATCCACAAATGTCACAGAAATCCTGAGAAGACATAGAGAATGGGGAAAAAAACTAAGAAAACTGCAAATCTCAATCAGACAATAATGTGTTTCACCAAGAATATTTATGCACCTTATTGAATTGATGTATATTACAGTCAGGGACGGACCCATTAAAATTGatgtgggggctatagccccactaacaaaaatattgccttttaaaaaattaaatgtaaattttttaatttaaaaattaaaggcAAAACTAGTAGAAAAGCCCCCACAAAATTAGATAATTTTGGTAAGAGTGATTATAATGtagctataaatattttttttaatatataagcCCCCACAAAGTAAAAATTCTGGGTCCGTCACTGATTACAGtgaaatcataacaaaatatttgAGGCTTAAATTAAAAAGAGAGTAACAGTGCAAATTACACCAACTTTAATATCCAATTGAAAACTAATTTTCAATGTCTACTACAGATGATACGAGACAAATTTCTTAACTATATCCTTCAACTAATAGTGCCTCCTGAAAAACTATGTTACTCTGTATAGTGAAACCAAACAATGAAAGACAGCAGGATTACAAAGTATCATGAATCCATGTCTTTACAATTACAATCACCTTAGTAATCTAAAACCAGAGAAACTTACTTTTCTTCCTGACCACTCCCTTCCGGCAAAGGATTCTTATCTGTTGCTGAAGAAAAATGACAACTTTTCTGAAAGATTGCTCCCCTGGAAACCTTGTTTTCTGACTGTTTAAAATGTTTCAAAATATTAACAAGGCACAAACGTCATGAAGATCGGAAATAAAGGATAACTTTAATCTCTCTCAAAAGTAAAGACACCTAAGTCAACATAACTTTTATAAGTGTATGCAGCACAGTATACGTATCAATATACAAATAATGCTTTCTTTCCAAACTCACTCCCCAAATTACTATATTATTGCAAACACTTCGGTATGGATTTTTTTCAGTCTTTTGTAAAAATCAACTTTACACTAGTGACTAACCTCATTGTAAAAACCAAACCAGGATTTTGAGCACAGCTAGTGCAAAGCAGTGCAGCAAAATACAATGCGTGTCTGTGTATATAAGCTTGTGTCTGTTTATATATAAGCCTTAAAAAACATATACAACCGTTCACTTTCAATGACCACAGGCAACGAATAAAGCCCAAAAGAACACAAATCATAGACgatataacaacaaaaaaaggaGTAGAGAAATACATTTGCTACTTCCAAAAGgcaaaaataagataactaacCAGTTTTTGTAAGAATTGGCAACAACGGCTCTGCGTATATCTATCTCTACCTACTATACTAGTTTTTCCTgacatagagagagagagaataaaaCTGTAGTTGGCAAatggaaaataattatttcCCCACAAATTCTATGTGGTGCGTCAATTATTTACTAAGTACTTACTTCAAATAGAATCAGAATGTGATCAAAAGAAGCCGAAATcgttagaagaagaagaagaagaaattggGAATTGGGGCTTGAGGATTACCTCTTGATAGCTCCTTAACCATCCAAATTCCAACTCttaaaaatttggaattgaacaTAATCGTTGAAGCTCAGCGAGTCACTACTGGACCTGAACAAATTGAAAACTAAGAAATTAAAGTTTTTTCTTCAATGATTTTATACCAAAACAACAAGAATAGAGCCCGTGTATGGAGTTTTCTAACGAAAAAACgagcaattttgaaatttcacaTTCTCCATACCATAGAAAGAATTGGCCGAAACGGAAGAATGAAGATAAAGAAAGGGGTACCTTAAGCGATTCAACGGCTGAGATATTAGCAAACCACGAAACTGAAGGTGTCAGATAACGAAGAAAACCTTCTTCAAAGGGTGGTATGAATCGGGGGCGCGAAGCTTCCACTCCAGAATAACCCTAcaaattttttcttcaaaataaacaattaattgccatataatatttaataaatacagCTACTTccatagaaaaatatttttcttgggCACAAATTATCtagtatattatttattttttaaaaaaaatttacggtGTTATTTcggtaatttttataatttttatgtgagttattatataaattttaattacaatttaaattacTTCATTAATTGTTATGTGAGtttttatatagattttataaaaatataaaaagaaaaagtaaaatataaaaaataaataaataaataagtatcaaaggttaataaaagtataatttttctCAATAGTATCTTAAATATAACACATGCTAGCCTCAAAATTTAAATCATTAGGTCTTAATGAAAATTATTATGggttagttttaaaaaaaaaattaataaatttaaaacataatttgtattgataaaatttgaccaaaattatacaatttcatttatattaaatatttatgcttaaaagttcaaaattttaaatacttaTGCCACAATTATctctatttttatataatactatacttaatttgaatttatatcaaaatattatatatttatacaaattggtactatatatataaaaaaatattatttaatacaattcaatataatacaatgtaAGACCGTGAACAAAACTtaagttttaatataatataatacataaCATGAATGATGAGCTCCAAACCTCACTAACTATAAATTCACAAGCCAACATACATCTCATAAGTGGAGTTGTTGGATTAAAATTCTAtctgggcacatatgtataatgtatatgctattataacgtgtgatacaaaattaagtgaccaattatatTATGGGTATCAAAgggtattaaattgtcatgaaaataatgtgtagataccataagttaatttataatttgttgaggggccaaattataaatactcaaaacttattatataataagcctataaataggtagtggtccccaagaaatacTTGGGTTTCTGTTTTCTCCCATTAAAGAAAATACCTAGGAAATAGtttattcttggaagatcaaaactttctctgcaatctccaataatggcttcaggttagtgcttccgctcacTTTCATCATCTTCCTCTTTTGTAATAGTTCTATAGATTTATGATCTAGGATTTTCTATATTAAAATACTTTTTAGGAATATGTTTAGATATGTGATATATATATcttgaatggtttataaatcctAACATCAGCTACTTTAACTTACAACAAATATAAGAGTGATAATTTGTATTTACGAATTATATTCTTGTCGTgttgatatttaaattttacaaGTAAATGTCCAACCTAAGCTCGTCTCATATATTAgttatgtcaaaaattaaaactcaTACGCAATCTTGTTATAAATGAGTAGCTTGACACAATTCATATAATATGTTTAcataaatgataataattaattttaatcaaCTTATCAacctattaatatatatatgtttacaaTTCTTTTAGCCATTTAGCatgttttataatatatttagagtaatttgcggtaaaAATACCCAACTTTAACTCGGAGttgcagataaatacctaacaaaagtttttggcggtaaaaataccttctgtTAAGGTTTTGGAACTTCCGTAGATGCATAAGATTAAGTACGAATAAGCGTCCAACTGTCATTCTCTTATTGGTCCACAtcattaatttgtattttttaattaaaaattcatttaaaaatttaagaattaaataaaaagtattttaaaatcaaacaaaaataataatatacattaataatttatattttaattaataatcattaattaaatccCTAAACTAATGCCACATGACATCTGGGTAAACTTGatgtaattaaattataattaaaaaaaaagtatctgAACCTCAAACGCCAAATCTCACACTTCTTcgttcttcttctctctttcttttcttttgaggtttagATCCACTCAAACGAAATCGGTCGACTCAAATGCAGGAGAGACAAACAGATGAATCGATCGATTCAAACGCACGGGAGAGACGcctgggaattggagaagcTTCGAACAAAACTGGAGGAGATCAAATCTCAAAGCCCTAGAAATCCCCAATCTCCACCATAGCAGACGAACCTTCACCTGAAAAGAAACCTCACTGGTAGAGATCCTACTAAACAGGACCCAGATCTGAAAGCTCACCATGGTGAAAGGCTCTCGACGTACAGTTCAGAGTTTTCtgcatttgaaaaaaaaaatctgagttTTTTTACTACAAAAATGGTGAATGTTACCTACCCAAACAGTAAGTGTTCTACGTGTGAAAAAAAATTGGTTTTTGTTAGGTAAGGGAAAAACTAAATCTAAAAATCTGAGATTTATTTGTTGGTAGCGaagattttttatttgatttcggATTTTGGATGAACTTTCAGAGTTCATATTTATTTGTTCTTCATAGTGCTGGGTTTGCGTTTATAGGTTTATGGTTTTTATGTgtaagtttgtatttttttcttggTTTTAGGTTTTGATTTTGTGTGAGTTTGTTAGATTTATATGTATGAAGAATGATTTTGTATATTAGTTTCTGTTTAATTTGGGATTTGGAATCAGGTTAatgaatttgattttgaattaatttgattttgattttgttgTGATGGAAGTTTGAATTTTTTGGGTTTGTGATTTTTACATTTTCAttacttttaatttaattttaatcattgtatgtttttatttatcaatttaaaatacgaattttaatatatattattatttttatttgatttaaaaatatttttttatttaattcttaaattattaaatgaatttttaattaaaatattaattaatgatGTGGACCAATAAGAGCATGACAGCTGGACCCTTACCTGGCATTTAACGGccaggtacctacggaagttccaaTACCTTAacagaaggtatttttaccgccaaaaatttttgttaggtatttatctgcaaCTCCGAGTTAAACTTGGGTATTTTCACCGCAAATTACTCATATATTTATGAATTAATATATTCATGACCTAAAATCTCACTTAGCGGGCAGGAACTGATTATCTCCCAACTATAACACAATTACAAACCAAAAGGGTGGAGGTTAGTGCACTTCGTCCTGTTTGTAAGAAtgaaaatgaaattatcctCCATAGCTTAGTAACCTgtcaatttattaaattttgttgGAATAGAGTAGGAATCGGTACAAACATAGTTTTGGGGGCTGGTTTTCTAGACTGGTGCAAGTTGGTTTTTAAACAGTCGGACAATGAGAGGATATGTTTGATAACTTCACTTTGTTGGGCTATTTGGAGAGCTCAAAATGATGTGGTTTGGAAAGGGAAAACTGTGGGAATCTCACACATTTTTGCTTCTATAATAGCTTATCTTAATCAATGAAGAAGTGCTCAAAGTTCTACCTTAGGTCATCTGAGACCTGTTATCAGCCTGGAGATGGTGCTGAGCGCTGGGTTTCACCTAGACAAAATAGAGTTAAGGTCAACGTAGATACAACCCTATTTGAGATGAGTCACAACTTCGGATTTGGCCTAGTTGCTAGGGACAGCAATGGTGTTCTTCTTCAAGGTCGTACTGTTTTAGCTCTTGGCCAAGTGAAACCGGCTTTAGCCGAAGCAATGGAGGTTCCTGAGGCTTTGAGCCGAATCAAGTCATCTCCACGGCATCATGTAGTTCTCGAAATAGACAGTCTAGTAGTGGTTCAAGCATTGCAAAGTTCAGTAGAAATGATTTCTTTATTTGGTTTGGTTATTAAAGAATGTAAAGAATAGGTTATTACTATGAGAAATGtttctaattattttgttaAGTGATTGGCCAACTTAGTAGCTCACTCCTTTGCTCGAACTTTTAATTTAGGCTAATTATgactgaattttgacatgtactaaatcatgctccctgaacttttaaagttgttaaaaatgccccataaactattgagattgttggatttaaggacttttgtccaattttagtaaaaaagtctaatatggatgaaagttcaggggacatgatttagtacatatcaaagttcgagcaggatgatttggtatatatcaaagtctggagagtatggtttagtacataaacaatcattgaaatagtaaaattgaatgaaattagacaaaaattcttaaatctaacaatctcaatagttcaaggggtatttttaacgacttaaaagttcagggacataatttaatacatgtcaaaatttagggagaaaaaatcataattaacctTTAT is a window from the Cannabis sativa cultivar Pink pepper isolate KNU-18-1 chromosome 1, ASM2916894v1, whole genome shotgun sequence genome containing:
- the LOC115704779 gene encoding uncharacterized protein LOC115704779, whose translation is MFNSKFLRVGIWMVKELSRGKTSIVGRDRYTQSRCCQFLQKLSENKVSRGAIFQKSCHFSSATDKNPLPEGSGQEEKISVTFVDKDGEEKHIKVPIGMSMLEAAHQNDIELEGACEGSLACSTCHVIVMDMEYYNKLEEPTDEENDMLDLAFALTETSRLGCQVIAKPELDGVRLAIPAATRNFAVDGYVPKPH